A single Phragmites australis chromosome 4, lpPhrAust1.1, whole genome shotgun sequence DNA region contains:
- the LOC133916616 gene encoding glutamine synthetase root isozyme 5-like, which yields MASLTDLVNLNLSDYTDKIIAEYIWVGGSGIDLRSKARTVEGPITDASQLPKWNYDGSSTGQAPGEDSEVILYPQAIFKDPFRRGDNILVMCDCYTPQGEPIPTNKRHNAAKIFSHPDVAAEVPWYGIEQEYTLLQKDVSWPLGWPVGGYPGPQGPYYCAAGADKAFGRDVVDAHYKACLYAGINISGINGEVMPGQWEFQVGPSVGIAAGDQIWVARYILERITEMAGVVLSLDPKPIKGDWNGAGAHANYSTKSMREPGGYEVIKKAIEKLGKRHQEHIAAYGEGNERRLTGRHETADINTFKWGVANRGASIRVGRDTEKEGKGYFEDRRPASNMDPYVVTSMIAETTLLWKGN from the exons ATGGCCAGCCTCACCGATCTCGTTAACCTCAACCTCAGCGACTACACCGACAAGATCATCGCCGAGTACATCTG GGTTGGAGGATCCGGCATAGACCTCAGGAGCAAAGCAAGG ACGGTAGAAGGTCCCATCACCGATGCAAGCCAGCTGCCCAAGTGGAACTACgacggctccagcaccgggcaGGCTCCCGGAGAGGACAGCGAAGTCATCCTCTA CCCTCAAGCCATTTTCAAGGACCCGTTCAGGAGGGGCGACAACATCCTT GTGATGTGCGACTGCTACACACCACAAGGAGAGCCAATCCCCACTAACAAGAGGCACAATGCTGCCAAGATCTTCAGCCACCCGGACGTTGCAGCTGAGGTGCCATG GTACGGTATTGAGCAGGAGTACACTCTCCTTCAGAAGGATGTGAGCTGGCCCCTTGGCTGGCCTGTTGGTGGCTACCCTGGCCCTCAG GGACCATACTACTGTGCTGCCGGTGCCGATAAGGCCTTTGGGCGCGACGTCGTTGACGCGCACTACAAGGCCTGCCTCTACGCGGGGATCAACATCAGTGGCATCAACGGGGAAGTCATGCCTGGCCAG TGGGAGTTCCAAGTTGGCCCATCCGTCGGGATCGCCGCTGGTGACCAGATATGGGTGGCCCGCTACATTCTTGAG AGGATCACTGAGATGGCCGGAGTTGTGCTCTCCCTCGACCCGAAGCCGATCAAG GGTGACTGGAACGGTGCCGGTGCCCACGCCAACTACAGCACTAAGTCGATGAGGGAGCCTGGTGGCTACGAGGTGATCAAGAAGGCGATCGAGAAGCTCGGGAAGCGGCACCAGGAGCACATCGCCGCGTACGGCGAGGGCAACGAGCGCCGCCTCACCGGCCGCCACGAGACCGCCGACATCAACACCTTCAAATGG GGCGTGGCGAACCGCGGCGCGTCCATCCGCGTGGGCCGCGACACGGAGAAGGAGGGCAAGGGCTACTTCGAGGACCGCAGGCCGGCCTCCAACATGGACCCCTACGTCGTCACCTCCATGATCGCCGAGACCACCCTCCTGTGGAAGGGAAACTAA